From one Pieris brassicae chromosome 5, ilPieBrab1.1, whole genome shotgun sequence genomic stretch:
- the LOC123710080 gene encoding PAN2-PAN3 deadenylation complex catalytic subunit PAN2 isoform X1, with the protein MAYHYSDLGMPAEMNEQYIAEYKPYMVQNPDAEYEVRSTVLDDRGEGSISAVTFDKFEELIWVGNTRGHITSYHGPQMSRYTAFRVHMTEEIRDIITLDQGLFILSKTQLRHQIRRGLVKHTHTSENLKEMQCLFQSSPTNVLMGGHQDTIIDFDVTNMKESIIPITEDGCAVLRSGGGSLVACGSANGTVSMRDIRSPVVSEHTFKAHSACLSDLDMQGNLLITSGFAQTSTMAVAEQYVLVWDVRQLKAGGAWSLPVASPPLLLHFLPSVSGRALAMASAGHVALLNVNNKSESGKQSVFQVDTQGSLCTVMDVSSTSQAFVFGDQSGHVHLFSSKHNNEPVFNNFSRETTFATPVRLPYVGFSETFSFSSIPLPPLASGSKWFHDLPEEFLKKVSRKPRPIDPEILKTMKMKGPIGYAPNPGTRRRNEYPYIDDNLEDIKQPKPIDETTLSIRPIPSSYQKVEVRYNKNEPNAILDNINRTGLPGIEATLPNSYCNSMIQVLYNMPPLKSTLIAHTCAKEYCLTCELGFLFRMLDTSGGAPCQASNFLRAFRTVPEAAALGLILPDQGVGRKIDLVALIQSWNRFILHQIHYELLETRKKEKELALLSENSSHKAVRLKNHIKKPINGQIEGYKYTELEFLNLGPSETEHELHNGINEKWKDNGVDKAMMNHMEKLQSNIDKELSNDHCERQESEISELFAIARQQLNRCLKCNKEEERESVVLACALQYATRDNERTCGFLELVRASLCARRSTPAWCERCAKFTPTTQRGRLVRLPPILAINCGAVTAEEKLFWAKGSTKETPEAIKRSGNVKPCRYGLHCARPGCRFKHPDRPSPSQSNPVKSDSQDVSCVIPHQLHIRLQSDGDITISDKAEQVDKHKKKPKSEAEYTLTAAVVCVEDSPRNLVAYIRIADKEDAHWYLYNDLGIVSVNEEEVCQFSPWWKSPCVLFYTSPRALHAKDVASVS; encoded by the exons atggcatACCATTACTCCGACTTAGGTATGCCAGCAGAAATGAATG AACAATATATTGCGGAGTATAAACCATACATGGTTCAAAACCCAGATGCTGAATATGAAGTCAGGTCTACAGTACTTGATGATAGAGGAGAAGGAAGCATATCAGCTGTGACATTTGATAAATTTGAAGAGTTAATTTGGGTGGGAAACACAAGa GGACATATTACTTCATACCATGGCCCACAAATGAGTAGATACACAGCTTTTAGGGTTCACATGACAGAAGAAATACGTGATATCATCACCCTTGATCAAggactatttattttatcaaaaacacAATTGAGGCATCAAATTCGAAGAGGACTTGTGAAGCATACACACAC AtcagaaaatttaaaagagaTGCAATGCCTTTTTCAATCAAGTCCGACAAATGTTTTGATGGGCGGCCACCAGGACacaattattgattttgaTGTCACAAATATGAAAGAATCTATTATT CCGATAACTGAAGATGGCTGTGCGGTGTTACGAAGTGGGGGTGGTTCGCTGGTTGCGTGTGGGAGTGCGAATGGGACTGTCTCTATGCGTGATATTAGAAGTCCAGTGGTGTCCGAACACACGTTCAAAGCGCACAGTGCCTGTCTGTCTGACTTGGACATGCAGGGTAACTTGCTCATTACGTCTGGATTCGCACAAAC aagCACAATGGCCGTAGCCGAACAGTACGTTTTAGTCTGGGATGTACGTCAGTTAAAAGCCGGTGGGGCGTGGTCACTTCCGGTGGCATCACCGCCATTATTACTCCACTTCCTGCCGTCGGTTTCCGGTCGAGCTCTCGCAATGGCCAGTGCTGGACATGTCGCATTGCTCAATGTTAACAATAAAAGTGAATCTGGAAAGCAATCTGTTTTTCAA GTTGACACTCAAGGCTCTCTATGCACTGTCATGGACGTATCCAGCACCAGCCAAGCATTCGTCTTCGGAGATCAGTCGGGACACGTACATCTGTTCTCTTCTAAGCATAATAATGAACCTGTCTTCAATAACTTCTCAAG AGAAACAACATTTGCGACCCCAGTCCGTTTGCCGTACGTGGGTTTCAGTGAGACGTTCAGTTTCTCATCAATACCTCTTCCGCCTCTCGCGAGTGGCTCCAAGTGGTTCCACGACCTGCCCGAGGAGTTCCTCAAAAAGGTTTCCAG GAAACCTCGCCCAATTGACCCGGAAATTCTTAAGACCATGAAAATGAAAGGACCCATTGGGTATGCACCCAATCCTGGTACGAGGAGACGTAATGAG TATCCATACATAGATGACAATTTGGAAGATATCAAACAACCAAAGCCAATAGACGAAACGACGCTGTCTATAAGACCAATTCCAAGTTCATATCAGAAG GTCGAAGTaaggtataataaaaacgaGCCGAACGCAATTTTGGACAATATAAACAGAACAGGTCTACCGGGAATTGAAGCAACGTTGCCCAACTCTTACTGTAATTCGATGATTCAG GTGCTGTACAACATGCCGCCTCTGAAGTCAACCCTGATAGCTCACACGTGCGCGAAGGAGTATTGTCTCACTTGCGAATTAG GTTTCCTATTCAGGATGCTTGACACCTCTGGAGGGGCGCCGTGTCAAGCGAGTAACTTCTTAAGGGCTTTTCGTACCGTGCCTGAAGCCGCCGCGCTCGGACTGATATTGCCCGATCAGGGCGTTGGTAGAAAGATTGATCTCGTTGCCCTGATTCAG AGCTGGAATAGATTTATTCTTCACCAAATCCATTATGAGCTTTTGGAGACTCGAAAAAAGGAGAAAGAGTTGGCGCTCCTCTCAGAAAATAGCTCACATAAGGCAGTTCGATTAAAAAACCACATAAAGAAACCAATTAATGGTCAAATTGAGGGCTACAAATACACTGAACTCGAGTTTCTCAATCTTGGTCCTTCGGAGACGGAACACGAACTTCATAACGGTATAAACGAAAAATGGAAAGATAATGGGGTAGATAAAG caaTGATGAATCACATGGAGAAACTTCAAAGTAATATAGACAAAGAGTTATCTAATGATCACTGTGAGAGACAGGAGTCTGAAATCTCAGAATTATTTGCGATTGCCCGACAGCAGTTAAATAGGTGTCTTAAGTGTAATAAAGAA gaGGAACGCGAATCAGTTGTGCTGGCTTGTGCCCTCCAATATGCGACGAGAGACAACGAGCGCACATGCGGTTTTCTGGAGCTCGTACGTGCGTCGTTATGTGCACGTCGTTCTACGCCCGCTTGGTGCGAGCGATGCGCGAAGTTCACGCCCACCACACAGCGCGGGCGGCTGGTTAG GTTACCCCCAATATTGGCGATCAACTGTGGGGCAGTGACTGCCGAAGAGAAATTGTTCTGGGCGAAAGGGAGCACTAAAGAAACG CCCGAGGCCATAAAACGCAGCGGGAACGTTAAGCCATGTAGGTATGGGCTTCACTGCGCAAGACCTGGCTGCAGATTTAAGCATCCAGATAG GCCGAGTCCGTCCCAGAGTAATCCAGTGAAGAGTGACTCGCAAGATGTGAGCTGTGTGATTCCGCACCAGCTGCACATTCGTCTCCAGTCCGATGGGGACATCACTATTAGTGATAAG GCAGAACAGGTAGACAAACACAAAAAGAAGCCCAAATCCGAAGCGGAATATACGTTGACAGCGGCCGTTGTGTGCGTCGAAGACAGTCCCAGGAACCTCGTGGCGTACATCAGGATCGCTGATAAGGAAGACGCCCATTGGTACCTTTATAATGATTTGGG GATTGTGTCTGTGAATGAAGAGGAGGTCTGCCAATTCAGTCCTTGGTGGAAGTCACCTTGCGTACTCTTTTACACTAGTCCCAGAGCATTGCACGCTAAAGATGTCGCCAGTGTCTCCTAG
- the LOC123710080 gene encoding PAN2-PAN3 deadenylation complex catalytic subunit PAN2 isoform X2, with the protein MAYHYSDLGMPAEMNEQYIAEYKPYMVQNPDAEYEVRSTVLDDRGEGSISAVTFDKFEELIWVGNTRGHITSYHGPQMSRYTAFRVHMTEEIRDIITLDQGLFILSKTQLRHQIRRGLVKHTHTSENLKEMQCLFQSSPTNVLMGGHQDTIIDFDVTNMKESIIPITEDGCAVLRSGGGSLVACGSANGTVSMRDIRSPVVSEHTFKAHSACLSDLDMQGNLLITSGFAQTSTMAVAEQYVLVWDVRQLKAGGAWSLPVASPPLLLHFLPSVSGRALAMASAGHVALLNVNNKSESGKQSVFQVDTQGSLCTVMDVSSTSQAFVFGDQSGHVHLFSSKHNNEPVFNNFSRETTFATPVRLPYVGFSETFSFSSIPLPPLASGSKWFHDLPEEFLKKVSRKPRPIDPEILKTMKMKGPIGYAPNPGTRRRNEYPYIDDNLEDIKQPKPIDETTLSIRPIPSSYQKVEVRYNKNEPNAILDNINRTGLPGIEATLPNSYCNSMIQVLYNMPPLKSTLIAHTCAKEYCLTCELGFLFRMLDTSGGAPCQASNFLRAFRTVPEAAALGLILPDQGVGRKIDLVALIQSWNRFILHQIHYELLETRKKEKELALLSENSSHKAVRLKNHIKKPINGQIEGYKYTELEFLNLGPSETEHELHNGINEKWKDNGVDKAMMNHMEKLQSNIDKELSNDHCERQESEISELFAIARQQLNRCLKCNKEEERESVVLACALQYATRDNERTCGFLELVRASLCARRSTPAWCERCAKFTPTTQRGRLVRLPPILAINCGAVTAEEKLFWAKGSTKETPEAIKRSGNVKPCRYGLHCARPGCRFKHPDRPSPSQSNPVKSDSQDVSCVIPHQLHIRLQSDGDITISDKNR; encoded by the exons atggcatACCATTACTCCGACTTAGGTATGCCAGCAGAAATGAATG AACAATATATTGCGGAGTATAAACCATACATGGTTCAAAACCCAGATGCTGAATATGAAGTCAGGTCTACAGTACTTGATGATAGAGGAGAAGGAAGCATATCAGCTGTGACATTTGATAAATTTGAAGAGTTAATTTGGGTGGGAAACACAAGa GGACATATTACTTCATACCATGGCCCACAAATGAGTAGATACACAGCTTTTAGGGTTCACATGACAGAAGAAATACGTGATATCATCACCCTTGATCAAggactatttattttatcaaaaacacAATTGAGGCATCAAATTCGAAGAGGACTTGTGAAGCATACACACAC AtcagaaaatttaaaagagaTGCAATGCCTTTTTCAATCAAGTCCGACAAATGTTTTGATGGGCGGCCACCAGGACacaattattgattttgaTGTCACAAATATGAAAGAATCTATTATT CCGATAACTGAAGATGGCTGTGCGGTGTTACGAAGTGGGGGTGGTTCGCTGGTTGCGTGTGGGAGTGCGAATGGGACTGTCTCTATGCGTGATATTAGAAGTCCAGTGGTGTCCGAACACACGTTCAAAGCGCACAGTGCCTGTCTGTCTGACTTGGACATGCAGGGTAACTTGCTCATTACGTCTGGATTCGCACAAAC aagCACAATGGCCGTAGCCGAACAGTACGTTTTAGTCTGGGATGTACGTCAGTTAAAAGCCGGTGGGGCGTGGTCACTTCCGGTGGCATCACCGCCATTATTACTCCACTTCCTGCCGTCGGTTTCCGGTCGAGCTCTCGCAATGGCCAGTGCTGGACATGTCGCATTGCTCAATGTTAACAATAAAAGTGAATCTGGAAAGCAATCTGTTTTTCAA GTTGACACTCAAGGCTCTCTATGCACTGTCATGGACGTATCCAGCACCAGCCAAGCATTCGTCTTCGGAGATCAGTCGGGACACGTACATCTGTTCTCTTCTAAGCATAATAATGAACCTGTCTTCAATAACTTCTCAAG AGAAACAACATTTGCGACCCCAGTCCGTTTGCCGTACGTGGGTTTCAGTGAGACGTTCAGTTTCTCATCAATACCTCTTCCGCCTCTCGCGAGTGGCTCCAAGTGGTTCCACGACCTGCCCGAGGAGTTCCTCAAAAAGGTTTCCAG GAAACCTCGCCCAATTGACCCGGAAATTCTTAAGACCATGAAAATGAAAGGACCCATTGGGTATGCACCCAATCCTGGTACGAGGAGACGTAATGAG TATCCATACATAGATGACAATTTGGAAGATATCAAACAACCAAAGCCAATAGACGAAACGACGCTGTCTATAAGACCAATTCCAAGTTCATATCAGAAG GTCGAAGTaaggtataataaaaacgaGCCGAACGCAATTTTGGACAATATAAACAGAACAGGTCTACCGGGAATTGAAGCAACGTTGCCCAACTCTTACTGTAATTCGATGATTCAG GTGCTGTACAACATGCCGCCTCTGAAGTCAACCCTGATAGCTCACACGTGCGCGAAGGAGTATTGTCTCACTTGCGAATTAG GTTTCCTATTCAGGATGCTTGACACCTCTGGAGGGGCGCCGTGTCAAGCGAGTAACTTCTTAAGGGCTTTTCGTACCGTGCCTGAAGCCGCCGCGCTCGGACTGATATTGCCCGATCAGGGCGTTGGTAGAAAGATTGATCTCGTTGCCCTGATTCAG AGCTGGAATAGATTTATTCTTCACCAAATCCATTATGAGCTTTTGGAGACTCGAAAAAAGGAGAAAGAGTTGGCGCTCCTCTCAGAAAATAGCTCACATAAGGCAGTTCGATTAAAAAACCACATAAAGAAACCAATTAATGGTCAAATTGAGGGCTACAAATACACTGAACTCGAGTTTCTCAATCTTGGTCCTTCGGAGACGGAACACGAACTTCATAACGGTATAAACGAAAAATGGAAAGATAATGGGGTAGATAAAG caaTGATGAATCACATGGAGAAACTTCAAAGTAATATAGACAAAGAGTTATCTAATGATCACTGTGAGAGACAGGAGTCTGAAATCTCAGAATTATTTGCGATTGCCCGACAGCAGTTAAATAGGTGTCTTAAGTGTAATAAAGAA gaGGAACGCGAATCAGTTGTGCTGGCTTGTGCCCTCCAATATGCGACGAGAGACAACGAGCGCACATGCGGTTTTCTGGAGCTCGTACGTGCGTCGTTATGTGCACGTCGTTCTACGCCCGCTTGGTGCGAGCGATGCGCGAAGTTCACGCCCACCACACAGCGCGGGCGGCTGGTTAG GTTACCCCCAATATTGGCGATCAACTGTGGGGCAGTGACTGCCGAAGAGAAATTGTTCTGGGCGAAAGGGAGCACTAAAGAAACG CCCGAGGCCATAAAACGCAGCGGGAACGTTAAGCCATGTAGGTATGGGCTTCACTGCGCAAGACCTGGCTGCAGATTTAAGCATCCAGATAG GCCGAGTCCGTCCCAGAGTAATCCAGTGAAGAGTGACTCGCAAGATGTGAGCTGTGTGATTCCGCACCAGCTGCACATTCGTCTCCAGTCCGATGGGGACATCACTATTAGTGATAAG AACAGGTAG
- the LOC123709763 gene encoding dynactin subunit 5, with protein MELQDTYYNKSEYVETASGNKVSRQTVLCGSQNIVLHGKVIVQSDAIIRGDLANVKTGRFCIISKGSVLRPPFKKFSKGVAFFPLQMGDHVFVGENTVVNAAVVGSYVYIGKNVVIGRRCVLKDCCMIEDNSVLPAETVVPSFARYSGSPARLIITSLPEATPDLMTEFTKSYYQHFLPTATV; from the exons ATGGAGCTGCAAGATACTTACTATAATAAATCTGAATACGTTGAAact GCATCTGGAAACAAAGTAAGTCGGCAAACTGTTCTTTGTGGCTCTCAAAATATTGTCCTACATGGAAAAGTTATTGTACAAAGCGATGCAATAATACGTGGTGATTTAGCAAACGTAAAAACTGGaagattttgtattattagtaAGGGCTCTGTTCTTCGGCCACCATTTAAGAAATTTAGTAAAGG AGTAGCTTTCTTCCCTTTACAAATGGGTGACCATGTTTTTGTTGGTGAAAATACAGTTGTCAATGCTGCTGTTGTTGGTTCTTACGTCTACATTGGTAAAAATGTGGTTata GGTAGGAGATGTGTTCTCAAAGACTGTTGCATGATTGAAGACAACTCTGTATTGCCTGCTGAAACTGTAGTACCATCATTTGCAAGATATTCTGGTAGTCCTGcaagattaataataacttcttTACCTGAAGCTACACCAGATTTAATGACAGAGTTTACTAAGAGCTACTATCAGCACTTTTTACCTACAGCAACAGTATAG